The DNA segment ttaatatgtttcaaataatgtaatgttattatttttctaattatatacttggataatcttgctgaaataacaaaaaacaagccatattaaaaatgacgatgtcttttgacaaatcgaattctctgagatctagtaaccctgacgtcaatacctgtcagcgttagcgctctccattggctattgaaaccacatatgacgtaaaataggatcaatgaaatatgataatgtaatacgcagatatgatcaaatgatcatatacaatgtgtcccgacaccggtgtccgatcctttaatgtcatgatctatggcatatttcatCGACAAAAtggctctcaaattttctctttctctcacggttgtaaaatggcagccattttagtttttctcgggctttcacactaatctgaccagtacttctcatgtaaatatcctatgaagataaaaaagttctcatttgatagcttaacttgtggactacgcttacacaggcaatatgttataaatttcgtggaattaaacatagaaaaaccaaagtttaagaaaaaaataagggAAATTTTAAGCCATGGCTTTTggtgaaaaatctagcgcattaaactggttctattttattttaaaaagttagaGGAGGTCTTCATCTTAAACAAATTCTTTGCTtgaatgctctaagtcagatagtttagaagttataacgattttcttatgatttagattagtatgaagccagagaaaaagtttttttttttaaagttggagaaaaaaaatatttgaaagctaatttgtcactaaaatatgccataaatcatgagttctaattttttttcttcaacttttgaaaaaaaaaaatttctctgacttcatactaatctgacctacacttcataagaaaatcgttataacttctaaactatctaacTTAGAGCATTCAAGTAAAAAATTTATTCAAGATGagaacctcctctatctttataaaacaaaaaataaccagtttaatgcgttagatttttaacaaaaatccattgattaaaaaatatacaattttttttctgaaactttggtttttctatgtttaattccacgaaatttataacatattgcctgtgcaagcgtagtccacaagttaagctatcaaatgagaccttttttatcttcataggatatttacatgagaagcactggtcagattagtgtgaaagcccgagaaaaactaaaatggctgccattttacaaccgtgagagagagagaaaatttGAGAGTcaatttatcgataaaatatgccatagatcatgacattaaaggatcggacaccggtgtcgggatacattgtatattggatcctatatatgatcatagaaatgatccaatataaatgataatgtaataccccccttagacCGGTGTCGTAGACCGGTGTCTACGATAACCGTATAGACCGTGTCGATTGTAGATGTAGATTGCAGAAGTAAAACGTAAAACATTAGAACGGCTGAACCCatttggcttattttagtctagaataataattattcgtgAAAGTACAAGGAAGGTTTATATCCGGAGttaagtgatacaaagttcccggtgaactttgtatcacttaactccggtcatctagttattgagaacaacttgagaggtgtcaagggacacccggatggaacgaagtgaTAAAAAAAGAGAGAGATCTTGActgagagagaaacacgcgataccgcacggcttacaactatagtatttttgctctagttgtaatataccgacacttttgtgtcatatCGTTACAaatttttccgtctagccccctttcgcaacgcgcgataaggaacttcgttccaaaaacatTATACCTTTTGACATGGGTGAGATCATGTGCAGCATGACACTGGCGGAACCGGCGCTGCAGCCAGCTATGGTGACACTGTGGGGGTCTCCCCCGAAGGCGGCGATGTTCCTCTGAACCCACCGCAACGCCGCCACCTGGTCCTTGAACCCGTTATTGCCGGGAGCGAGCTCGTCTGCGGTACTCAAGAAACCTGAACAAAAATAATGAACATAAACGTCATTATAGAGTCATTATAAAAACTAGATTTTACGAAACAGTGTATAACTTCTGACTGAAGGTCTGGATTATGTAGAAACGCTTTcaacgcgtacggcgcgtataAGGtgttgacaaaatattttgccaCCGATTCCGAAATTACTAAAGTAGCGAAAATACCTAAAGAGCCAAGCCTGTAGTTGATGGTCACGAAGACGAGGTCTCTGTCGAGCAGGTAGTGCGGGCCGGCGAACTCGCTGCGGCCGGAGAACGCGTAGAACCCGCCCGGGTGCATAAACAGTATCACTGGAAGAAGTTTACTCCTGGAAACAATACGCAAGACTTAAAATCAATAGATTCATACTTCCTgatacttccatatccatactaatattatagatgcgaaagtgtgtctgtctgtctgtttgttgcctcttcacgcttaagacgcaaaaccgattttgctgagtatggagatagtttgagtcccgagaaaggacaaaggatacttttaaacccggaaaaatgtatggttcccgcgcgataggcgataaacgaattttaattattttacgatTAAGGTTTTTAGGGCTACGAAGAATAGCATCTTCGTAGTCTTGTGAAttaagacaataataataattagctcTCAACTCGAAGGGATCGATTTGCTTAGTACTATGCTGatctatattatgtgtatcaagAAAGTTTGTCCAtgcgtcatgactcatgtatAAATAGTCTCTTTATTAAGGTCGCTATTCGCTAAGCCGTTATTCGATAGCAAAAAAAATAGAggcaaaaattatataatattatacctttcTTGCTTCAGAGGGGTGAAAACATTGATGGTGAGACAGTCTTCGTCGAGATTGGGGAAGAACCGAGCGGACGCGGGCATGGGACACGCCGGACCCTCCTTACTGGCATCCACGGGCTTGGTGTATTGATGTATCATCTTGGGAGGCTGGAGCATAAaagtagtaagtacttacttacatttttgggaaattaaaaaattactgATCTTGAAAGGAGcctaatattatgtcttgcAGAATGGCTTGCAGTTGCCTTCTCTCTCTTTTAAGTCGGGCCAGTAACTATATCTAGTTGGAAACATTTCCATTAACATTACACATCACATCTAATCACagaagaaattattaaattatccaAGTTATTTTTGTGTTCTAAAGTTTTCTTCTttaggtatataataatttacctaCCTATGAAGTCTTAAAGTAAGTTCTTTAAAAAGGTAACAAACCTGAAAGCGAAGTTCCCCAACAGGTGGTTCCGCATACCGAATGCCTCGGTAGGACTCGAACCTGCGCCCTCTCCGTGTTAAATCGTACGAGCCGCGGACCTCTCCGGACGGTGTTACGGTGGTAGGTTGATCGACGTCTAGATTGatgaaaaaaattatcgataaaATGTAAAATCCACTCGTTGaaactcttttttttatgatgTTTGCATGAACCTTTAGTACTTACTAGGTACTTGGCTCTAAGGCCCCTTTCACACTGCGACTTTTATCAGCGATGCTGTCGCGATGCATCATCGATGCAGTCGCAAATGGTCCACCTTTACACCCTTGCGCTATTTTAAGTATCGATCCAGTCGCGATACAGTAGCGATACTGTCGCGATGCAGAAGCAAAATCAATGCAAAAATGCATTTTGTCGCGCGTGTGATGCTATCGCGCTTTCCAAAtacgcgcgactgcatcgctgttAAAGGTCGCAGTGTGTAAGAGGCCTAAGCTatttactcataagtcataaccatagtaaaaggaggggaagaaggataactccggcccaatccgcgatataattacctactgtcttagggttgtcaattttagGCGGCGCGGAGGCGCGGCGGGTTGGTGTGGGAGCGGCCGTCCCCGCTTCGTTCGCGCAACCGCATGAACAGCGGCAACGTCGCggacttttaataaaaagtaaatccttatagtacatattttgtgtataaTTCGGCTAtgatatttcggccatttttcgtgcatatttgcatgcaaatttcggcactttgatcgtgcatataatccgatgtctaaataaaattataaaaataccctgtaaaacaacattaaaaactaaCGCTTCAAGTCtcttatacttactataaacaaatctgttgttatgattcgaactttgctttatgtgtattgtgatttacaattagtcaattacttatttttaattacgatttaaaataagtaattgactgtaagtagttagttaatatacGGTCTACAATACAGAGAAATCGGCAAATTACTATTACGTAAACAAAGCAATAGCGGCAAATTAGTTGACGgatcaaaagtacataaaacattatcttatttatactatgttctagtgggtaagtagatctacctacctacctacctacttcctttgtgtgatagaaaactaatacaataaaaaagcttgtaagtaggtatctgatcatcaagtaaaaattattatattatgctagaataagtgcgtagtactgacctttcctgttcaacaggtaatttaaacaaagacaatgctggaattgttgcattactattaaaacacccaaacacacagcaatatctattactcctgcgattatgatcggacatttttgattcgtgtagccgtggcgcggcgcgagcgtgcagcgtaaagtgttagccccgactggtaatgccgaaatattgtccgagattttgttgtgtgccgtgtggcgacgcattgatactatggcgcacacatacaagccgcgcgcggtgcctttgtattaagataacttacttcccctccttttactatgtcatAACATTGTCCTTAAAATTATTACGTTGACTAAAGGTGGGAAATCCACCACGTAGctaaaatatattagggacaCTGATTATAAGGACAGTCTACAGCTATGGGGTAAGGAAGCCCTCTACTTATAGTATTATCAATGGTCACACTCAGAGAGATTTAATGTATACctacttaactttattttatacatatataaactCGGCTATTTTTCTGTcataccctacgaataataaaaagtacaataTACTTAcccttcattaaaatattatgtttctgacGGACTATTTTTCTGTCATACCCtacgcctacgaataataaaaactacatacCTAcccttcattaaaatattatgttactaaagcCCGGGCCTCACTAACGTCAAACGTGACGGACTTCTGCGGAAATAATGATTAGTGCTCCCTGATCAGTGATCACTATCTTACGATTCCTCGACAGTGAGTATTTCTCCAGTAAGAAATCATCTCTGTTCCCCAAAAAAAAGTCTGAACTAAGCCCGTAtcctaaataaattataataaaagcctcagaaaaaggatatgggcgaagaGCCCATAGGTGACCCAaactattgaaaaaaaaaccgtaCCTTGGCCTGAGAGCCAGTTATGTTCAAGGCTTTTCGCGGCGCTCACCGCGAGAGCGACACACAATACCGCTAGAGCTCGCATTGTGAACTGACTGGGAGATGCTCGGACACGTACGTTTTATGTCCTGCCTGGTAGgtactattttattatacagtgtTTCTTCTTAGTCATTTATTATTCCTATTGTGTCTAATCTGTGACTTGTAGAACACCGATAACATTTTCCTTAAGACATTTGCCTATAAGTCCTATACgcatttcaatattatatttaagacgcTTGTAGGAATAATAGGTAGCCGCAGGGTACAAATTAATATCCAAAAGCACACTACTTAGATTACTctgatattttacaaaaaaaaaaatacctaaggaAAAGTGACACTTGGTAGGTGGAGGAAGTTATGAACTAAAAGAAACTAACGAatatttagattaaaatatttatttacattgcacgtaaaagtttataataaaCTTACTAATATTAGTAGGAGATTGGATACAATTTTTCCCAAACTTGGAACCGATCTTCTTTGAGGTTTTCACGCAAGGAAAAGGTCTTGTCGAGGGAGAGGTATGTGCGTTTCTGCGGCGTCATTCTCGGCCAGTGTACACCCTTCAGCTCGGGCTGGTCACCACGGGGGTTCGGGTCTCTGAAAAGTTGTTAAATTTAATAGGGATAAACCAATAAAGTAGTAGTGAGTAGTTGTTACTTGTTCTACcctttttactaataaaaaagtaagaCTACGAATAAGCTATACGACGTTTTGTCCTTTTTGTATAGTTATTGTTTAGCACATCAAACAAGGTAGGTATAGCGTACCAATTTGTATACTGTGTAAGCAGTTTTATTAGCAAGGGTGTATTTACTTATTTAGAtttcattaacattttaatGGAACCTTATTCAAGTTTTGAAACTtgtttcatttctttttatctttttacACAACTTGCaacattacttttatttatctaTCATTTAACTGAAACTGAGGTCAATAGAGGCATTACCCATATCTAGCCATGTTGTACCACAGAGCAGTCATCCGGTCGACCATTTCAGCGTCGGGTCCGTCCCGCCCAATGTCAGGGAACACAGCACGCAGCGAGAATATGTAGATGAGGTCGTCGTGGTGAGCTGCGCCTGTGAATGTTAGCAATAATAACAGTGCAGCGCTTACACGACAGGCGACAGTAATGCAACAGGCGTACTATATCTGCTGTCAATCGCCTGTTGTGttgctgtcgcaagatacaTTAATCACTCTCGCAATTTCTTTGGTGGCCGGTTTATTTAAATACTGGAGTGAGGAGTCATTGTATAGTGCTGTGTGTGAACTTTACATAGGGATTAGGGATTATCTATGTTCCCTTACTCTACACCTGTTCAACTTACCTATAGGTTATAACTATCATTTTGTACACTTTACCGGCTACATTTCAGTAAGTTCTCGTACTACCTACCAGTAGGTTTCTTCGTGACTGGATTCTCGTAGTGGCTGTGGTTGCCGGTGTAGTCGAACTCCGCGTACCACACCGGCTGGCCGGAGTGACGCGACATGAGGTTCGCTAGCCTGTGGacagacattttttttagtttcttaCAAAGAGATTGTCTCGCGTTGAGATTGCAATAATATTGAagattgaacgcctccgtggtctagtggttagagcgtcgctctcgactccggaggtcgtgggttcgaatcccgcgttggaaacatgttatttccaagtttggttaggacaatgcaggctgatcacctgattgtctgacaagtaagatgatccatgcgtcggatgggcatgtaaaaagtcggtcctgcgcctgatctctcgccagtcgtgtcggccttccgtcccactgggttatgagagtaaaaggaatagagagtgctcttgtgtactgcgcacacacttgagcactataaaattactcctgcgtacctggcctggtttcaatgaaaccggccaccgtcaccgaaaccggtgtggggagtgtattattattattattatattattaatattgaagaTTACGTTGGAATTTTAATAAGTATCTATCATAAAAagttattgcaaaaaaaatatttagaatattatgaGTGCGCCACAGACTGTACCACCCTTCGATCACgctatatgtatacaggttgttaggtttaacaccgttatccttgaaaccgtcaaatgagcccgtccaaatgaacaactttttctatgagaacaatgctgggaactcaaaaaaaaatgccgtctttatacccatacaaattgcccggatcggcaatttgtatgggtatgaagactgATGTGATCGAAGGTACCTACCAccttacaaataaaaagatCACATTGTGTATACAGCTTAATACAATGTTATACAATGTTATGTTATTGTCTGATAGATGAAAAGGTTGGCTTGACCGACAAGAACACGTTGTATAAATATATTGTCTGTATACAGGattattttcttttgtattttttttttactttttgactTAGGATTACTACtttcaaaacttaaataacAAATTTCCATTGTTACCTGTGTACGGAAAATCCTATGACAGAATCACCATACAGTTTCCCAAGTCCATCAGCACTCTCTGTGCTGTTAGTCAGGGGTTTGTCGTGGAGGTACGCTTGTTTCAGTTGCCTCACCGCGTTGTTTCTGTTCGTGGTCGGTAACATGAAAGCTATGGGGGCCACACGATCCCATTCCTCGTTCATCTGATTGGTCAAAGTGCTGTTTTCGAGGATAGCTAAAATGGtcgttagataatattattagcgtAAGCAAGATGTCGTAAAGGCCCATACATGTCCACGCCCGGGCATTTTGCGATATAAATAAATGGATAGGCGCCCAATAGGCACACTAGTAGACGCCCAATATGCCCAATTATTACCCGTAATATAGCTCAATTGGGAGACTTCAAACTTCAAAATCATTTATTCAACACTAGATGACgtcgcaactctgttgcgccaaagttcgtttatcgcgcgggaaccgtacattttccgtgataaaaattattctatgtCCCTTCtggggactcagagtatctctataccaaatttcatcgaaatcggttcagcggtttgggcgtaaacaggtaacagacagacagacgcactttcgcgtttataatattaagtatggatagacTGATGAAGATGCTGTAGCTACTCACTGTATGCCTTCCAAAAGAACTCGTCTTTCGTTTGACTGATGATGTAGGGGACTGCGTGGATTTTGCCCTCCTTGATTGCATCTAACGGTTGCATTGTTAAAAACCTTTCCTGTCCAAAATCTTTCTCAATGATTGGCAACCAAATACCGATAGGATCGTAAGCGAATTCCTGAAAAAGATCATAATATGAATTGTAATCGGCATGACTAATTTTTGAAACGCTTGTTTCGTCACAATCTTGAACGTGATACTTAACGATTTGATGGAAGAAgaatttacgtgggagagccatgcttcagcacaaatgggccggctccaccggagaaataccacgttctcacagaaaaccggcgtgaaacagcgcttggcgcgtttcgccgagtgagtgagtttaccggaggcccaatcccctaccctattcccttccctaccctcccctattcccttcccttcccatccctaccctcccctattacccttcaaaaggccggcaacgcacctgcagctctcctgatgctgcgagtgtccatgggcgacggaagttgctttctatcaggtgactcgtttgctcgtttgttaaaaaaatcatatcttATTTGATGCCACAGCTTGGAATAGAACGCGCGCCTATAGGTTCTCAAGCAATTCAGGTACCATTAGCTAAGGTTTACGGATGTTCTATTCACAAAGTCAATAAACTGAACACTCACAGCAAAGCTATCAAGCGAATCGCCAAGTTCCTTCCACGATTTGGTCTTCAGACAGTCGATTATAGCCTTAGAGCTGTCGGTGGGACAGTTCAGTAGTCGCGCCTGCTTCACCGCTAAGTCGTTCATGTCGCTTCGCAGCGGAGCCTTGTCCACCGGCGACCAGCTCATAGATATAGCGCGATGGAATAGTCCTTGAAAtggtaaaacatatttttacttgTGACACGCAAAATTTACGCACCAATTcaattcaaaactgaactttgtTAAGCACACAAaaagatacacattgaattgatagACCTGCCGGCTGCCGCTCGcggtgtaaaaaaaaaatattttattcagaaaataaaagaggatgggcaaaaatgtatggaacctGGGACCATCCACCAATGGCATTGAAATATGTGTCATCGGATAAGTCTCTTGAATTGGAGCAACAATTGCTAAGATACATTTGTTATTACGGCTGTCCGTTCCGAGTTATGAGACTTGTAAGTTCAAATAAAAAGGTTACGTTTACCCAAGGCTAGCCAAGCTAGTTGATTACCCAAGCTATTTTATTAGCTTCTTTTCTCTGAAAGTCTCTTGTCATTTAAGCACTTGCTTTTTATATGTTTGTTGCATCTACTTTGTGGCGTATATGACCTTGTGCGTATGTGAAAGTGGTTTATAATAGCTAcattctattaaaatatttttgtcgtaGCAGCTTTAAATCTCGTTTAAGGCAGCCGTTCACCACTTCCACTAACCAGCAGCATACTGTTACAGCTCGAGCTTCACTTGCCTGTTCTGTAGCAAGCTGTGTCTCTCCACGGTCTTAAGATAGTGGCACGAACCACTCATGACCGCAAGCTTCGATAGACTCCAACCCATTCCCAAGCCCCGTGGGCTTGGGAATGGGTTAAATTGGAGTCTATCGAAGAAAATCACGTCATATCGAAGAAAATCACGTCATCTAAGAAAAACACGTCATATCCTTGAATTAAAACATGCAATGTGTTTTCATCGTCATTCATGAAGTCTTGAATTATTTGCGAGTCAGTTTTCGTGTCAGCAAGTGTATTTGATAAAAAGTCTCATTACTCCAAATGGACAGTTGTTACAGCCAGGTGGTCATAATGATTGTTGTTCCTATTGAGGAGACCTGTCCAGTGATATGTACCTTTTTGCTATTGGAGAGTGGTCCCAATCTGCCCAATGTCttttgaaacaaaatatgttctcagaaagtttatattatggtgcctaccaccaatTAGGGGTCtcacccggcgagaagaaccggcgtaagaaactcgcaactGTCAGTGGAGATAGtatattcattttattcatttttccCAATGTGAGGCTTTACTAGatatattgtaataaaacattttagaaTTTTGTCATGGAAACTCTTACGTTGTATAAGGCGCTTCCTTTCGCTTtgaagatattaattattacgccTGCACCTacgttgtactatcagagaagttgattcctaggcagatggtggtACCTCGCGGTGATGGTATCTCGCTTGTGGGTTGTGAATCCACGTACAAATTATGCATTGAATAGGATAATCCAGTCAAAATCTTTGTTTAAGTGATGACGCCTCCTGTAATATCCCATCAAAGCATGAACAGCCCCAAATACCTTCAGACATAGGTGAGATCATGTGCAGCATGACACTGCTGGCGCCGGCGCTGCAGCCGGTTATGGTGACACTGTGGGGGTCGCCGCCGAAGCCCGCTATGTTGTCCCTCACCCAGCGCAGCGCCGCCACCTGGTCCTTGAAGCCGTTGTTACCGGGAGCGAGCTCGTCCCCGGTGCTAAGAAACCCTGTTAGGTaccatacaaaataatattcagCTTTTTTTTTTGGTAGGGTGCTGGTGTGGTGGTCATTGTTCGCGCATCATTGCCTTCATCGGAGAATAGGGCACCATGGGGATTTAGTGGATAGACTATGCGCCTGAGGAGTTCTAGATACACCATCTGATGTCCTCAATCAGCTAGGGACGCGGAAACTGGAAAGCATTTCTCCATGTAAAAAAGTTGTGCCAAACCCCCTAACGTTCTAAACATTTATGGTTGGAATACAGAGCACAGAGCCTACAGATACAGAAGAGACCGTCCAATTTAGCATTATCTTGTTTTTCACAATATGTCAGCATAAATACCGATatagtaatgaataatgattatcGAGCGCAAATGAAAAAGATAAGTAGAGTTAGACCTCTGTCACGCCGTTCTGCAACTGTTCAAGCACCAACAACTTTAAGGGCGCGTTCAAACGTGCACGTTTCTGCGCGCGCGGTTCCTGCGCGCGTTTTCCCATACGTTACAGCAGAAAATGCGCATGTGTGAACGTGGCGTAGTGGGTTTGTTGGAGACTAAAGCCCTATCCTACCGgacagggccggatttatattttttatgggtacATATAGGCCACTTtgattttgccgcccctatgtacgaactctgccgccatcctaggacgcgcTGCCACCCATAgcccatggcctatactgcctatgcATGAATCCAGAGCTGCTGCCGGGCTTCTAGTGGGTTAGTTGTGATACCACGTACCTAGTGAGCCTAGGCGGTAGTTGATGGTGG comes from the Aricia agestis chromosome 6, ilAriAges1.1, whole genome shotgun sequence genome and includes:
- the LOC121727975 gene encoding juvenile hormone esterase-like isoform X1, with translation MLLVLGVVLAVIGQGLGGYVQAKNEARDEASAVTPSGQFKGIMDVTRRGRQFESYRGIRYAEPPVGNLMFQPPKLMVKYDGVVNATAEGPYCPQPTEPGTYVDEDCLTINVHTPVKSARSKPLPVIVYMHSGGFYAGSGRSDIAGPHYLLDRDVVLATINYRLGSLGFLSTGDELAPGNNGFKDQVAALRWVRDNIAGFGGDPHSVTITGCSAGASSVMLHMISPMSEGLFHRAISMSWSPVDKAPLRSDMNDLAVKQARLLNCPTDSSKAIIDCLKTKSWKELGDSLDSFAEFAYDPIGIWLPIIEKDFGQERFLTMQPLDAIKEGKIHAVPYIISQTKDEFFWKAYTILENSTLTNQMNEEWDRVAPIAFMLPTTNRNNAVRQLKQAYLHDKPLTNSTESADGLGKLYGDSVIGFSVHRLANLMSRHSGQPVWYAEFDYTGNHSHYENPVTKKPTGAAHHDDLIYIFSLRAVFPDIGRDGPDAEMVDRMTALWYNMARYGDPNPRGDQPELKGVHWPRMTPQKRTYLSLDKTFSLRENLKEDRFQVWEKLYPISY
- the LOC121727975 gene encoding juvenile hormone esterase-like isoform X2 codes for the protein MLLVLGVVLAVIGQGLGGYVQARDEASAVTPSGQFKGIMDVTRRGRQFESYRGIRYAEPPVGNLMFQPPKLMVKYDGVVNATAEGPYCPQPTEPGTYVDEDCLTINVHTPVKSARSKPLPVIVYMHSGGFYAGSGRSDIAGPHYLLDRDVVLATINYRLGSLGFLSTGDELAPGNNGFKDQVAALRWVRDNIAGFGGDPHSVTITGCSAGASSVMLHMISPMSEGLFHRAISMSWSPVDKAPLRSDMNDLAVKQARLLNCPTDSSKAIIDCLKTKSWKELGDSLDSFAEFAYDPIGIWLPIIEKDFGQERFLTMQPLDAIKEGKIHAVPYIISQTKDEFFWKAYTILENSTLTNQMNEEWDRVAPIAFMLPTTNRNNAVRQLKQAYLHDKPLTNSTESADGLGKLYGDSVIGFSVHRLANLMSRHSGQPVWYAEFDYTGNHSHYENPVTKKPTGAAHHDDLIYIFSLRAVFPDIGRDGPDAEMVDRMTALWYNMARYGDPNPRGDQPELKGVHWPRMTPQKRTYLSLDKTFSLRENLKEDRFQVWEKLYPISY